One window of the Bos indicus x Bos taurus breed Angus x Brahman F1 hybrid chromosome 8, Bos_hybrid_MaternalHap_v2.0, whole genome shotgun sequence genome contains the following:
- the BIN3 gene encoding bridging integrator 3 isoform X2, whose translation MSWWRETLNESMENSSTMSKSAVKISLDLLSNPLCEQDQDFLNMVTALDTAMKRMDAFNQEKVNQIQKTVIEPLKKFGSVFPSLNMAVKRREQALQDYRRLQAKVEKYEEKEKTGPVLAKLHQAREELRPVRDDFEAKNKQLLDEMPRFYNSRLDYFQPSFESLIRAQVVYYSEMHKIFGDLTQQLDQPGCPDEQRERENEARLSELRALSIVADD comes from the exons GTGGAGAGAGACTTTGAACGAGAGTATGGAAAACTCCAGCA CCATGTCTAAATCCGCTGTGAAGATATCCTTGGACTTGCTCTCCAACCCCCTCTGCGAGCAAGACCAGGACTTTCTGAACATGGTGACTGCCCTGGACACAGCCATGAAGCGGATGGATGCCTTCAACCAGGAAAAG GTGAACCAGATACAGAAGACTGTGATTGAACCCTTAAAAAA GTTCGGCAGTGTGTTCCCGAGTCTCAACATGGCAGTGAAACGGCGGGAGCAGGCCTTGCAGGACTACAGAAGGCTGCAAGCCAAGGTGGAGAAGTacgaggagaaggagaagacggGACCGGTGCTGGCCAAACTCCACCAG GCCCGAGAAGAGCTTAGGCCAGTGCGGGATGACTTTGAGGCCAAGAACAAGCAGCTCCTGGATGAGATGCCGCGCTTCTACAACAGCCGACTGGActacttccagcccagctttgAGTCCTTGATCAGAGCACAG GTCGTGTACTACTCAGAAATGCACAAGATCTTCGGAGACTTGACCCAGCAGCTTGACCAGCCCGGCTGCCCTGACGAGCAGCGGGAGCGGGAGAACGAGGCCAGGCTGAGCGAGCTCCGAGCCCTCTCCATCGTGGCGGATGACTGA
- the BIN3 gene encoding bridging integrator 3 isoform X1: protein MSWIPFKIGQPKKQIVPKTVERDFEREYGKLQQLEEQTKRLQKDMKKSTDADLAMSKSAVKISLDLLSNPLCEQDQDFLNMVTALDTAMKRMDAFNQEKVNQIQKTVIEPLKKFGSVFPSLNMAVKRREQALQDYRRLQAKVEKYEEKEKTGPVLAKLHQAREELRPVRDDFEAKNKQLLDEMPRFYNSRLDYFQPSFESLIRAQVVYYSEMHKIFGDLTQQLDQPGCPDEQRERENEARLSELRALSIVADD from the exons GTGGAGAGAGACTTTGAACGAGAGTATGGAAAACTCCAGCA GCTGGAGGAGCAGACCAAAAGGCTGCAGAAGGACATGAAGAAGAGCACGGACGCCGACCTGG CCATGTCTAAATCCGCTGTGAAGATATCCTTGGACTTGCTCTCCAACCCCCTCTGCGAGCAAGACCAGGACTTTCTGAACATGGTGACTGCCCTGGACACAGCCATGAAGCGGATGGATGCCTTCAACCAGGAAAAG GTGAACCAGATACAGAAGACTGTGATTGAACCCTTAAAAAA GTTCGGCAGTGTGTTCCCGAGTCTCAACATGGCAGTGAAACGGCGGGAGCAGGCCTTGCAGGACTACAGAAGGCTGCAAGCCAAGGTGGAGAAGTacgaggagaaggagaagacggGACCGGTGCTGGCCAAACTCCACCAG GCCCGAGAAGAGCTTAGGCCAGTGCGGGATGACTTTGAGGCCAAGAACAAGCAGCTCCTGGATGAGATGCCGCGCTTCTACAACAGCCGACTGGActacttccagcccagctttgAGTCCTTGATCAGAGCACAG GTCGTGTACTACTCAGAAATGCACAAGATCTTCGGAGACTTGACCCAGCAGCTTGACCAGCCCGGCTGCCCTGACGAGCAGCGGGAGCGGGAGAACGAGGCCAGGCTGAGCGAGCTCCGAGCCCTCTCCATCGTGGCGGATGACTGA
- the BIN3 gene encoding bridging integrator 3 isoform X4, translated as MENSSTMSKSAVKISLDLLSNPLCEQDQDFLNMVTALDTAMKRMDAFNQEKVNQIQKTVIEPLKKFGSVFPSLNMAVKRREQALQDYRRLQAKVEKYEEKEKTGPVLAKLHQAREELRPVRDDFEAKNKQLLDEMPRFYNSRLDYFQPSFESLIRAQVVYYSEMHKIFGDLTQQLDQPGCPDEQRERENEARLSELRALSIVADD; from the exons ATGGAAAACTCCAGCA CCATGTCTAAATCCGCTGTGAAGATATCCTTGGACTTGCTCTCCAACCCCCTCTGCGAGCAAGACCAGGACTTTCTGAACATGGTGACTGCCCTGGACACAGCCATGAAGCGGATGGATGCCTTCAACCAGGAAAAG GTGAACCAGATACAGAAGACTGTGATTGAACCCTTAAAAAA GTTCGGCAGTGTGTTCCCGAGTCTCAACATGGCAGTGAAACGGCGGGAGCAGGCCTTGCAGGACTACAGAAGGCTGCAAGCCAAGGTGGAGAAGTacgaggagaaggagaagacggGACCGGTGCTGGCCAAACTCCACCAG GCCCGAGAAGAGCTTAGGCCAGTGCGGGATGACTTTGAGGCCAAGAACAAGCAGCTCCTGGATGAGATGCCGCGCTTCTACAACAGCCGACTGGActacttccagcccagctttgAGTCCTTGATCAGAGCACAG GTCGTGTACTACTCAGAAATGCACAAGATCTTCGGAGACTTGACCCAGCAGCTTGACCAGCCCGGCTGCCCTGACGAGCAGCGGGAGCGGGAGAACGAGGCCAGGCTGAGCGAGCTCCGAGCCCTCTCCATCGTGGCGGATGACTGA
- the BIN3 gene encoding bridging integrator 3 isoform X3 produces the protein MKKSTDADLAMSKSAVKISLDLLSNPLCEQDQDFLNMVTALDTAMKRMDAFNQEKVNQIQKTVIEPLKKFGSVFPSLNMAVKRREQALQDYRRLQAKVEKYEEKEKTGPVLAKLHQAREELRPVRDDFEAKNKQLLDEMPRFYNSRLDYFQPSFESLIRAQVVYYSEMHKIFGDLTQQLDQPGCPDEQRERENEARLSELRALSIVADD, from the exons ATGAAGAAGAGCACGGACGCCGACCTGG CCATGTCTAAATCCGCTGTGAAGATATCCTTGGACTTGCTCTCCAACCCCCTCTGCGAGCAAGACCAGGACTTTCTGAACATGGTGACTGCCCTGGACACAGCCATGAAGCGGATGGATGCCTTCAACCAGGAAAAG GTGAACCAGATACAGAAGACTGTGATTGAACCCTTAAAAAA GTTCGGCAGTGTGTTCCCGAGTCTCAACATGGCAGTGAAACGGCGGGAGCAGGCCTTGCAGGACTACAGAAGGCTGCAAGCCAAGGTGGAGAAGTacgaggagaaggagaagacggGACCGGTGCTGGCCAAACTCCACCAG GCCCGAGAAGAGCTTAGGCCAGTGCGGGATGACTTTGAGGCCAAGAACAAGCAGCTCCTGGATGAGATGCCGCGCTTCTACAACAGCCGACTGGActacttccagcccagctttgAGTCCTTGATCAGAGCACAG GTCGTGTACTACTCAGAAATGCACAAGATCTTCGGAGACTTGACCCAGCAGCTTGACCAGCCCGGCTGCCCTGACGAGCAGCGGGAGCGGGAGAACGAGGCCAGGCTGAGCGAGCTCCGAGCCCTCTCCATCGTGGCGGATGACTGA